A single region of the Zootoca vivipara chromosome 2, rZooViv1.1, whole genome shotgun sequence genome encodes:
- the LOC118075978 gene encoding zinc finger protein 79-like, with product MLTPSPEGSQPRESNSKTRGGEEGMPPRTRPAAKAAQGIRKRKDFVVCQQGAPAEEKPNICIECGKTFSQNSSLVNHRRTHSDEKPYKCPDCGKSFGVSSSLNRHQRIHTGEKPYKCGECGKRFNDKSNLTQHRRIHTGEKPYKCIDCGKSFSRSSHKKHHLRHPPGKKLGKGGPAVAAQADGACTASAKPKPRRKVEVLNTCTECWQSFSQNADLIKHMRIHTGEKPYQCSVCEKSFSVSSNLFRHQRIHTGEKPYVCSSCGKRFTDKSTLVQHQRIHTGEKPYACRFCGKSFSHSSHHKRHEKIHKADYPILAYSTPLS from the coding sequence ATGCTGACACCCAGTCCCGAGGGCAGCCAGCCCCGCGAGAGCAACAGCAAGACtagaggaggggaagaggggatgCCTCCTCGCACGCGGCCCGCCGCGAAAGCCGCCCAAGGCATCCGCAAACGCAAGGACTTTGTGGTGTGCCAGCAGGGGGCTCCGGCGGAGGAGAAGCCCAACATCTGCATCGAGTGCGGGAAGACTTTCAGCCAGAACTCGAGCCTGGTCAACCACCGGCGCACGCACTCCGACGAGAAGCCGTACAAATGCCCCGACTGCGGGAAAAGCTTCGGGGTGAGCTCCAGCCTCAACCggcaccagaggatccacacgggggagaagccctacaagtgcggCGAGTGCGGCAAGCGCTTCAACGACAAGTCCAACCTGACCCAGCACCGGCgcatccacacgggcgagaaacCCTACAAATGCATCGACTGCGGCAAGAGCTTCAGCCGCAGCTCCCACAAGAAGCACCACCTGCGCCACCCGCCGGGGAAGAAGCTGGGCAAGGGGGGCCCTGCCGTCGCCGCCCAGGCGGACGGCGCCTGCACAGCCAGCGCCAAGCCCAAGCCCAGGAGGAAGGTGGAGGTGCTGAATACCTGCACCGAGTGCTGGCAGAGCTTCAGCCAGAACGCCGACCTCATCAAGCACATGCgcatccacaccggggagaagccctaccaGTGCAGCGTCTGCGAGAAGAGCTTCAGcgtcagctccaacctcttccggCACCAGCggatccacacgggcgagaagccctacgTGTGCTCCAGCTGCGGGAAGAGGTTCACCGACAAGTCCACCCTGGTGCagcaccagaggatccacaccggggagaagccctacgcCTGCCGGTTTTGCGGCAAGAGCTTCAGCCACAGCTCCCACCACAAGAGACACGAGAAGATCCACAAGGCGGACTACCCGATACTGGCCTACTCCACCCCCCTGAGCTAG